In Choloepus didactylus isolate mChoDid1 chromosome X, mChoDid1.pri, whole genome shotgun sequence, a genomic segment contains:
- the LOC119522955 gene encoding protein quaking: protein MVGEMETKEKPKPTPDYLMQLMNDKKLMSSLPNFCGIFNHLERLLDEEISRVRKDMYNDTLNGSTEKRSAELPDAVGPIVQLQEKLYVPVKEYPDFNFVGRILGPRGLTAKQLEAETGCKIMVRGKGSMRDKKKEEQNRGKPNWEHLNEDLHVLITVEDAQNRAEIKLKRAVEEVKKLLVPAAEGEDSLKKMQLMELAILNGTYRDANIKSPALAFSLAATAQAAPRIITGPAPVLPPAALRTPTPAGPTIMPLIRQIQTAVMPNGTPHPTAAIVPPGPEAGLIYTPYEYPYTLAPATSILEYPIEPSGVLGAVATKVRRHDMRVHPYQRIVTADRAATGN, encoded by the coding sequence ATGGTCGGGGAAATGGAAACCAAGGAGAAGCCGAAGCCCACCCCTGATTACCTGATGCAGCTGATGAACGACAAGAAGCTCATGAGCAGCCTGCCCAACTTCTGCGGGATCTTCAACCACCTTGAGAGGCTGCTGGACGAAGAAATTAGCAGAGTACGGAAAGACATGTACAATGACACATTAAATGGCAGTACAGAGAAAAGAAGTGCAGAATTGCCTGATGCTGTGGGACCTATTGTTCAGTTACAAGAGAAACTTTATGTGCCTGTAAAAGAATACccagattttaattttgttggGAGAATCCTTGGACCTAGAGGACTTACAGCTAAACAGCTTGAAGCAGAAACAGGATGTAAGATAATGGTCCGAGGCAAAGGCTCAATGAGGGATAAAAAGAAGGAGGAACAAAATAGAGGCAAGCCCAATTGGGAGCATCTAAATGAAGATTTACATGTACTAATCACTGTGGAAGATGCTCAGAACAGAGCAGAAATCAAACTGAAGAGGGCTGTTGAAGAAGTGAAGAAGTTACTGGTACCTGcagcagaaggagaagacagCCTTAAGAAGATGCAGCTGATGGAACTGGCGATTCTGAATGGCACCTACAGAGACGCCAACATTAAATCACCAGCCCTTGCCTTTTCTCTTGCAGCAACAGCCCAGGCTGCCCCAAGGATTATTACTGGGCCTGCGCCTGTTCTCCCACCAGCTGCCCTGCGTACACCTACGCCAGCTGGCCCTACCATAATGCCTTTGATCAGACAAATACAGACCGCTGTCATGCCAAATGGAACTCCTCACCCAACTGCTGCAATAGTTCCTCCAGGACCTGAGGCTGGTTTAATTTACACACCCTATGAATACCCCTACACATTGGCACCAGCTACATCAATCCTTGAGTATCCTATTGAACCTAGTGGTGTATTAGGTGCGGTGGCTACTAAAGTTCGAAGGCACGATATGCGTGTCCATCCTTACCAAAGGATTGTGACCGCAGACCGAGCCGCCACCGGCAACTAA